The Myxocyprinus asiaticus isolate MX2 ecotype Aquarium Trade chromosome 26, UBuf_Myxa_2, whole genome shotgun sequence genome has a window encoding:
- the LOC127416802 gene encoding centrosomal protein of 126 kDa-like — translation MVFGMLALKDTLYYSNITGGQTEDERDLLVQEQRYCRAQARKLSLETNRRRKALEERRKQWDVQEQRSRENVLQQRRQRVQDATENFQRAHLPLSQRKRPAFNRRTLNLDEALHHIQGTPHLYAQQSPFLFSASTINRSCIPSPNPPGGAHHLRALSAAETYAKLMQEKSLSNFKNQLLLLNEQQEAQAVLKEKEQFNSQEYPDTPHSETESLSSLDSLENGDPQQSHGTKSVSCSNLVCCSHQSTNCAQSSYSLMDPPKFQDPKTPPLPQRQSKNLCSLPNPSCSAAKSFQVEVLSHEGKPRDHESAEESGSLENLTQATEQCNLKDQTQSFNTQCTLSCKKELTQQDLLANSEHMTHHNDKNAQGIVLKDKASVVAHCKTQTVPDTTPLESSSLTKELKSESNQQTRTLEEKHARHSSERQTALPASRCKNSDSVFEVFSSAAAGVSIISQTDPSSRNSDIQPIEMLSFSKSHEHKPDVDNATGPKRESKPLSTEKSIRIDLLDPKNETDITKLARARMSKSSRNTEEPDRTSAEPVTHVPNSSNVRFLKGILKNHLKSGNVKFTYTPGHVLFTKEVAILIRDSVELARAKLKEPEQNRTVKKKLRWFDEVNGIEGVDVDRVCKDPSKHAVAKSMHANLHQQTHKYPSADLQQGLHNSDYVNLLTGVSKNISNKSFTAPAEPQSSRQAWADVGPQKNSIQEHIREPTSQRGGLYVGGPRTPRRVRSARVSSVPITSRARKGTIIRPQSAREAQHVAKTQGNILVPRPPPKPEVMECDLAESPMYNPKAAYCDDGVQSKPDQAVELALYKDNPDSQTMAHRPILKTEKDALCAPEAPHYTYIHQTGSKGIYYLSPADALADNWMRSCGENGICLDRTPTDEEITLLWHGVRSALASKDGDPQSFLTNNGPLSASPQACASLSHVTINGDSLISGVNGVSRMVRNPLRRQTMEGNMVKNRVSVESSRNQTAGTVQRKPSFPYQVNVPKTSHPNRNGHAADSEDVTDGGHDTLDLSQSHQNSTVPQSQGTKSLSVSALSLEEQKILQSLDRLNQRLQYVQDTVGGNTTVKGMFALAPAYNQTGDSVGVTMRRRGFSADNRTRTQHRY, via the exons ATGGTATTCGGGATGCTAGCCCTGAAGGACACACTTTACTACTC AAATATTACAGGTGGACAGACTGAAGATGAAAGGGATCTTTTGGTACAAGAACAACGGTACTGTCGAGCTCAGGCTCGCAAACTTTCCCTGGAAACAAATCGCAGACGAAA GGCTCTGGAGGAGAGAAGGAAACAGTGGGATGTTCAGGAGCAGAGATCAAGAGAGAACGTTCTACAACAGCGTAGACAGAGGGTCCAGGATGCCACAGAGAACTTCCAAAGAGCTCATCTCCCTCTTTCCCAGAGGAAGAGACCAG CTTTTAACAGAAGAACGCTCAACCTTGACGAAGCACTTCATCATATTCAAGGCACTCCACACTTATATGCTCAGCAGTCTCCATTTTTGTTCAGTGCCTCCACCATAAACAG GAGCTGCATTCCCTCTCCAAATCCTCCAGGGGGCGCCCATCACCTGCGTGCCTTGTCTGCAGCTGAGACCTACGCCAAACTCATGCAGGAGAAGAGCCTGAGTAACTTCAAGAACCAGCTGCTCCTCCTCAATGAGCAGCAGGAGGCACAGGCAGTCCTGAAAGAAAAAGAGCAGTTCAATTCACAG GAGTACCCTGATACCCCACATAGTGAGACAGAGAGCTTGTCAAGTCTGGACAGCTTAGAGAATGGAGACCCGCAGCAAAGCCATGGCACTAAATCAGTCAGCTGCTCTAACCTGGTTTGTTGTTCCCACCAAAGCACCAACTGTGCCCAGTCCTCCTACTCCCTTATGGATCCCCCTAAGTTCCAAGACCCCAAAACACCTCCATTACCACAAAGACAGTCCAAAAACCTGTGTTCATTGCCTAACCCCTCCTGTTCTGCAGCAAAGAGTTTCCAGGTGGAGGTCTTAAGCCATGAAGGCAAACCCAGGGATCATGAGTCTGCAGAGGAAAGCGGGAGTCTCGAGAATCTCACGCAAGCAACAGAGCAATGTAACCTAAAGGACCAAACACAGAGCTTTAACACCCAGTGTACTCTTTCTTGCAAAAAAGAGTTGACTCAGCAGGACTTATTAGCTAATTCAGAACATATGACTCATCATAATGACAAGAATGCTCAAGGGATCGTTTTGAAAGACAAAGCATCTGTGGTTGCCCACTGCAAAACACAGACCGTGCCAGATACCACACCCCTGGAATCCTCAAGTCTGACTAAAGAGCTCAAGTCAGAATCCAATCAGCAGACAAGAACCCTGGAGGAGAAACACGCTAGACATTCATCAGAAAGGCAGACAGCTCTTCCAGCCAGCAGATGCAAAAACAGCGACAGTGTGTTCGAAGTCTTCTCAAGTGCTGCTGCTGGTGTGAGCATAATCTCTCAAACTGATCCAAGTTCCCGTAATTCAGACATACAACCAATAGAAATGCTGAGTTTTTCAAAGTCACACGAACACAAACCAGATGTAGACAATGCTACAGGGCCCAAGAGAGAATCCAAACCTCTGAGTACGGAGAAGAGTATAAGAATAGATCTTTTAGATCCTAAAAATGAAACAGATATCACCAAATTGGCAAGGGCCAGAATGTCCAAGTCTTCCAGAAACACAGAGGAACCAGACAGAACATCAGCAGAGCCTGTGACCCATGTTCCTAATAGCAGCAATGTCAGATTCCTGAAAGGAATTCTTAAAAACCATTTAAAATCAGGAAATGTCAAATTCACATACACCCCTGGACATGTACTTTTCACCAAAGAAGTGGCCATATTAATTAGGGACAGTGTGGAACTGGCCAGGGCAAAACTCAAAGAGCCAGAGCAAAATAGGACCGTTAAGAAGAAACTACGATGGTTTGATGAGGTAAATGGAATTGAGGGGGTGGATGTGGACAGAGTGTGTAAAGACCCCAGCAAGCATGCAGTAGCGAAAAGCATGCATGCTAACCTGCATCAACAAACACATAAATACCCCTCAGCAGATCTACAGCAGGGTTTGCACAACTCAGACTATGTGAATTTACTCACAGGGGTATCAAAAAACATTTCCAATAAATCCTTCACTGCCCCTGCTGAGCCCCAATCCTCTAGACAGGCCTGGGCAGATGTAGGGCCCCAAAAAAACAGTATACAAGAACATATCAGGGAGCCCACATCCCAAAGAGGAGGCCTTTATGTTGGGGGCCCTCGGACTCCCCGGAGAGTGCGCTCAGCCAGAGTCAGCTCGGTTCCCATTACCTCCAGGGCCAGGAAGGGCACTATCATCAGACCACAATCTGCCAGGGAAGCACAACATGTGGCCAAGACCCAGGGGAATATCTTGGTGCCTCGGCCCCCTCCAAAACCAGAAGTTATGGAGTGTGACTTAGCAGAGTCCCCCATGTACAACCCCAAGGCAGCCTACTGTGATGATGGTGTACAAAGCAAACCAGATCAGGCAGTTGAGCTGGCCCTGTACAAAGACAATCCAGATAGCCAGACAATGGCTCATCGGCCTATCCTTAAAACAGAAAAAGATGCTCTCTGTGCTCCAGAAGCACCTCATTATACCTACATACATCAGACTGGGTCCAAGGGCATCTATTACCTCTCTCCTGCAGATGCTCTTGCAGACAATTGGATGCGCAGCTGTGGAGAGAACGGAATCTGTTTGGATCGCACTCCAACAGATGAGGAGATTACACTTCTGTGGCATGGAGTCCGAAGTGCTTTAGCCAGCAAAGATG GTGACCCTCAAAGTTTCCTGACTAACAATGGCCCATTGTCTGCTTCGCCTCAAGCATGTGCCAGTCTGTCCCATGTTACCATCAATGGTGATAGTCTGATCAGTGGTGTCAACGGAGTCTCAAGAATGG TGAGAAATCCACTAAGGAGACAGACTATGGAGGGTAACATGGTGAAGAACAGAGTTTCAGTGGAAAGCAGCAGAAACCAAACTGCAGGAACAGTGCAGAGAAAGCCCTCTTTTCCTTATCAg GTAAATGTGCCAAAAACTTCACACCCAAACAGAAATGGTCATGCAGCAGACAGTGAAg